The Linepithema humile isolate Giens D197 chromosome 7, Lhum_UNIL_v1.0, whole genome shotgun sequence genome has a window encoding:
- the LOC105673594 gene encoding uncharacterized protein isoform X2, producing the protein MASTSKKQGSGAIRKRNTKKIELTDEKEADIKEAFDLFDPDSTGKIATKELKVAIRALGIEPTKEELKRLTADVDPENTGKFSYEDFLNIMTVKMSEKDMKEDVLRAFRLFDDDDTGKISFKNLKRVAQELGEDLTDEEIQEMIDEADKDGDGEISQEEFLRIMKKACLY; encoded by the exons ATG gcaTCCACATCTAAAAAGCAAGGCAGTGGTGCTATCCGTAAGAggaatacgaaaaaaattgaactaaCAGATGAGAAGGAAGCAGATATAAAAGAAGCTTTTGATTTGTTTGATCCGGATAGCACTGGAAAAATTGCCACTAAGGAGCTTAAAGTTGCCATTAGGGCGCTAGGAATTGAACCAACAAAAGAGGAATTGAAGAGACTCACAGCAGATGTTGATCCAGAGAACACTGGCAAATTTTCTTACGAAGATTTCTTGAATATAATGACAGTGAAAATGTCAGAGAAAGATATGAAAGAAGATGTATTAAGAGCTTTCCGTCTTTTCGATGATGATGATACAggaaagatatcttttaaaaatttgaagagaGTTGCTCAAGAATTGGGAGAGGATCTGACAGATGAGGAAATACAAGAAATGATTGATGAGGCAGATAAAGATGGCGATGGAGAGATATCACAAGAGGAATTTTTGAGAATCATGAAAAAAGCATGtttatattaa
- the LOC105673483 gene encoding RNA-binding protein 25-like codes for MAAKNNMSLGVKQADVEMEIAKGEQDDLLEDYPKSKRERIQKLRSKALVSKIMKHGVPRSTVESVSTNQRIKDLARPTKQRALITLRERASILPPTFVDNLIRIIEAESCLTPEEAAQVRRKKRRTKIKTRLPRTEKWMRKISEDIEDTTMDRDAAMCQYLIAKRFVKSILEYQCFTPRKDIREIADVIMRRLISYEAYADTRNDDRATQQLRLLADVVACWIAEILVEVASTRKYSLEEYCRKRKMKMETEMDVDNEVNSKIQDWKQIELKKERQEKRENKNKFQTEEKSKTAEKENKNENEEQKRENTEGEEKQNRSENEEQKRENTEGEEKENRSENEEQKRENTESEEKKNRSENEEQKRENTEDEGKKNRSENESKNEEQKRENMEDALMKKEEEDSR; via the exons ATGGCTGCAAAAAACAATATGTCTTTAGGTGTAAAGCAAGCTGATGTAGAAATGGAAATTGCTAAAGGTGAACAAGATGATTTGTTAGAAGATTATCCAAAatcaaaaagagaaagaatacAAAAGCTTCGTTCGAAGGCTTTAGTGTCAAAAATCATGAAA CACGGTGTACCGCGATCCACTGTAGAATCTGTATCAACGAATCAACGGATCAAAGATTTAGCGCGACCAACAAAGCAACGTGCGTTAATCACATTGCGTGAAAGAGCATCGATATTACCACCGACATTCGTGGATAATCTTATAAGGATCATCGAAGCTGAGTCCTGCTTAACTCCAGA GGAAGCCGCGCAAGTTCGTCGAAAAAAACGCAGAACGAAGATAAAAACGCGATTGCCGCGTACAGAAAAATGGATGCGAAAAATTTCGGAAGATATAGAAGACACGACAATGGACAGAGACGCGGCAATGTGCCAATATCTGATAGCGAAACGCTTTGTCAAGAGTATTTTGGAATATCAGTGCTTCACACCGAGGAAGGATATTCGCGAGATCGCAGATGTGATAATGAGACGCTTGATATCTTACGAAGCGTATGCGGATACCCGAAATGACGATCGAGCAACACAGCAATTGCGCCTCTTGGCCGATGTAGTGGCCTGTTGGATAGCAGAGATCCTTGTTGAGGTCGCAAGCACCCGTAAGTATTCTCTGGAAGAGTATTGCAGAAAGAGGAAGATGAAAATGGAGACGGAGATGGATGTTGACAATGAAGTGAATAGCAAAATACAGGATTGGAAGCAAATAGAGCTGAAAAAAGAGAGGCAAgaaaaaagggaaaataaaaataaatttcaaacggAAGAAAAGAGCAAAACAGctgaaaaagagaataaaaatgagaatgaggagcaaaagagagaaaatacgGAAGGCGAGGAAAAGCAGAATAGAAGCGAGAATGAGgagcaaaagagagaaaatacagAAGGCGAGGAAAAGGAGAATAGAAGCGAGAATGAGgagcaaaagagagaaaatacgGAAAGTGAGGAAAAGAAGAATAGAAGTGAGAATGAAgagcaaaagagagaaaatacgGAAGATGAGGGAAAGAAGAACAGAAGTGAGAATGAAAGTAAGAATGAGgagcaaaagagagaaaatatggAAGATGCATTGATGAAAAAAGAGGAGGAAGACAGCAGATag
- the LOC105673594 gene encoding uncharacterized protein isoform X1, producing MASTSKKQGSGAIRKRNTKKIELTDEKEADIKEAFDLFDPDSTGKIATKELKVAIRALGIEPTKEELKRLTADVDPENTGKFSYEDFLNIMTVKMSEKDMKEDVLRAFRLFDDDDTGKISFKNLKRVAQELGEDLTDEEIQEMIDEADKDGDGEISQEEFLRIMKKACLY from the exons atg gcaTCCACATCTAAAAAGCAAGGCAGTGGTGCTATCCGTAAGAggaatacgaaaaaaattgaactaaCAGATGAGAAGGAAGCAGATATAAAAGAAGCTTTTGATTTGTTTGATCCGGATAGCACTGGAAAAATTGCCACTAAGGAGCTTAAAGTTGCCATTAGGGCGCTAGGAATTGAACCAACAAAAGAGGAATTGAAGAGACTCACAGCAGATGTTGATCCAGAGAACACTGGCAAATTTTCTTACGAAGATTTCTTGAATATAATGACAGTGAAAATGTCAGAGAAAGATATGAAAGAAGATGTATTAAGAGCTTTCCGTCTTTTCGATGATGATGATACAggaaagatatcttttaaaaatttgaagagaGTTGCTCAAGAATTGGGAGAGGATCTGACAGATGAGGAAATACAAGAAATGATTGATGAGGCAGATAAAGATGGCGATGGAGAGATATCACAAGAGGAATTTTTGAGAATCATGAAAAAAGCATGtttatattaa
- the LOC105673625 gene encoding succinate dehydrogenase assembly factor 4, mitochondrial has protein sequence MAGINCTSILKSSRELSPFYLKGFTRLFASKSTDTDESPRLREFRKKLRERAPIEKLEELKEGQHPYQEKEPLKAFPDNTNPDTGEIGGPRGPEPTRYGDWERKGRVTDF, from the exons ATGGCAGGAATCAACTGTACGtcaattttgaaaagctcGCGTGAATTGTCACCATTTTACTTGAAAg GATTCACACGTTTATTCGCATCCAAGAGCACAGACACCGATGAGAGCCCAAGATTACGTGAATTTAGGAAAAAATTGCGTGAACGCGCTCCTATAG AGAAATTAGAGGAGTTGAAGGAAGGCCAGCATCCTTATCAGGAGAAGGAACCTTTGAAAGCGTTCCCTGACAACACAAATCCGGATACAGGCGAAATTGGTGGTCCTCGTGGACCAGAACCAACTCGTTATGGCGACTGGGAGAGGAAAGGCCGTGTGACGGACTTCTGA
- the LOC105673593 gene encoding serine-rich adhesin for platelets isoform X2, translated as MRYSSSSGNLFSYAVLTFTLTRLKVNAEGGVACKDQHGRFYESGFHYIPGPEPCTFCVCDNGNPKWCKAFICKFLEENCKSFRRGDTCCEFICLDDINLSSMSNDKADGTGTNAIDGNADYDIGLRSVVSFVTAIFSLSMLFFLIHRLRQRKIQVCVAGRENRQCGEDQRNLSNMGYLERSGLPHGVPMDDIPCGTGYSLWKPPGSNYFPRGEAPPPYEEAVAAARAEQALLSINPHTLLPMNFSDNYMPNVNNHASVAVVADAQNELTANTQASSNDSHISTPLISSSSRPLSSPGAYASSYRPVSQSSATSTIGLNTSTSSTSFTMGTNTYENLPISSVGVTSFNEGQHSGLTSSNAQPLLPISHSTIPKSYRQHTTTFPRQNGGGAFTISATLSNSDVSAHRTIPRTLTTRVISRAKDVLTDCSAKDYLRLSPSSIAAPQGLSHPMQLSPSSYKSTKESDAFYADASIASASGLSQAYTTDTTDVSEKTREFKPSLNIANEINASGSFDSVTCTCSMQALPTLHDDTDDYRSECENCKSATGSRYYLDNEDELVTSLHETMTLHRRPDEAGSSATPQYYRTSLTLPTSTRQRTRITGARENWFNTMPESSSGSSDEN; from the exons ATGAGATACAGTAGCAGCAGCGGCAATCTATTCAGTTATGCGGTCCTCACATTCACCCTTACTCGTCTCAAGG TAAATGCAGAAGGTGGAGTTGCCTGTAAAGATCAACACGGACGCTTTTATGAAAGCGGCTTCCATTACATCCCTGGACCTGAACCATGTACCTTTTGTGTTTGTGATAACGGCAATCCGAAGTGGTGTAAAgcatttatttgcaaatttctcGAG GAAAATTGCAAATCTTTTCGTCGAGGTGACACCTGCTGTGAGTTTATTTGTCTGGATGATATCAATCTCTCATCAATGTCCAATGATAAGGCTGACGGAACGGGAACTAACGCAATAGATGGAAATGCAGATTATGACATAGGTTTACGATCGGTTGTCAGTTTTGTGACAGCAATATTTTCCCTCagtatgttattttttttgataCATCGTCTGCGCCAACGTAAAATACAAG TTTGTGTGGCAGGTCGCGAAAACAGGCAATGCGGAGAGGACCAAAGAAACTTAAGTAATATGGGATATTTGGAGAGAAGCGGGTTGCCTCACGGGGTGCCCATGGATGACATACCTTGCGGGACAGGCTACTCACTGTGGAAACCACCCGGTAGCAATTACTTTCCGCGCGGTGAGGCGCCGCCGCCCTACGAGGAAGCGGTCGCCGCTGCGAGAGCGGAGCAGGCGTTGCTGTCGATAAATCCGCACACGTTATTGCCAATGAATTTCTCCGACAATTACATGCCAAATGTCAACAATCACGCGAGCGTAGCAGTGGTCGCGGACGCACAAAATGAATTGACCGCGAACACGCAAGCATCATCCAACGACAGTCACATCAGCACGCCCTTGATATCCTCGTCGAGCAGACCGCTCTCCAGTCCCGGCGCGTACGCCAGCAGTTATCGTCCGGTGAGCCAGAGCAGTGCGACATCCACCATCGGTTTGAACACGAGCACCTCTAGCACAAGTTTCACAATGGGAACAAACACATACGAGAATCTGCCTATCTCGTCGGTCGGCGTGACGAGTTTCAACGAGGGTCAACACTCCGGGCTGACCAGCAGCAACGCACAGCCGCTGCTACCGATATCGCATTCCACTATACCGAAGAGTTATCGCCAGCATACAACAACTTTCCCGCGCCAGAACGGCGGCGGCGCGTTCACGATATCGGCGACCCTGTCAAATTCGGACGTGTCCGCCCATCGCACGATCCCGCGAACGCTGACCACACGCGTCATCAGCAGAGCGAAGGATGTTTTGACAGACTGTTCGGCGAAGGATTACCTTCGCTTGTCACCGAGCAGCATCGCGGCGCCGCAGGGCTTGTCGCATCCCATGCAGCTGTCCCCGAGCAGTTACAAGAGCACCAAAGAGTCGGACGCATTTTATGCGGACGCCTCTATAGCGTCGGCATCCGGTCTGTCGCAAGCATACACAACCGATACAACGGACGTATCTGAGAAGACTCGCGAatttaaa CCTTCGCTGAACATAGCCAACGAGATCAATGCGAGCGGCAGCTTCGACTCGGTGACGTGCACTTGTAGCATGCAGGCGTTACCAACTCTGCACGACGACACGGACGATTATCGGAGCGAGTGCGAAAACTGCAAAAGCGCGACGGGTTCACGTTATTATCTGGATAACGAGGACGAGCTGGTCACGTCTCTCCACGAGACCATGACGTTACACAGGAGACCGGATGAAGCAGGATCAAGTGCCACACCACAGTATTATAGAACTTCACTTACACTGCCGACGAGTACACGCCAACGTACAAg AATCACCGGGGCTCGTGAAAATTGGTTCAACACTATGCCAGAAAGTTCTAGCGGATCTTCCGACGAAAACtaa
- the LOC105673593 gene encoding serine-rich adhesin for platelets isoform X1 has translation MRYSSSSGNLFSYAVLTFTLTRLKVNAEGGVACKDQHGRFYESGFHYIPGPEPCTFCVCDNGNPKWCKAFICKFLEENCKSFRRGDTCCEFICLDDINLSSMSNDKADGTGTNAIDGNADYDIGLRSVVSFVTAIFSLSMLFFLIHRLRQRKIQVVCVAGRENRQCGEDQRNLSNMGYLERSGLPHGVPMDDIPCGTGYSLWKPPGSNYFPRGEAPPPYEEAVAAARAEQALLSINPHTLLPMNFSDNYMPNVNNHASVAVVADAQNELTANTQASSNDSHISTPLISSSSRPLSSPGAYASSYRPVSQSSATSTIGLNTSTSSTSFTMGTNTYENLPISSVGVTSFNEGQHSGLTSSNAQPLLPISHSTIPKSYRQHTTTFPRQNGGGAFTISATLSNSDVSAHRTIPRTLTTRVISRAKDVLTDCSAKDYLRLSPSSIAAPQGLSHPMQLSPSSYKSTKESDAFYADASIASASGLSQAYTTDTTDVSEKTREFKPSLNIANEINASGSFDSVTCTCSMQALPTLHDDTDDYRSECENCKSATGSRYYLDNEDELVTSLHETMTLHRRPDEAGSSATPQYYRTSLTLPTSTRQRTRITGARENWFNTMPESSSGSSDEN, from the exons ATGAGATACAGTAGCAGCAGCGGCAATCTATTCAGTTATGCGGTCCTCACATTCACCCTTACTCGTCTCAAGG TAAATGCAGAAGGTGGAGTTGCCTGTAAAGATCAACACGGACGCTTTTATGAAAGCGGCTTCCATTACATCCCTGGACCTGAACCATGTACCTTTTGTGTTTGTGATAACGGCAATCCGAAGTGGTGTAAAgcatttatttgcaaatttctcGAG GAAAATTGCAAATCTTTTCGTCGAGGTGACACCTGCTGTGAGTTTATTTGTCTGGATGATATCAATCTCTCATCAATGTCCAATGATAAGGCTGACGGAACGGGAACTAACGCAATAGATGGAAATGCAGATTATGACATAGGTTTACGATCGGTTGTCAGTTTTGTGACAGCAATATTTTCCCTCagtatgttattttttttgataCATCGTCTGCGCCAACGTAAAATACAAG TAGTTTGTGTGGCAGGTCGCGAAAACAGGCAATGCGGAGAGGACCAAAGAAACTTAAGTAATATGGGATATTTGGAGAGAAGCGGGTTGCCTCACGGGGTGCCCATGGATGACATACCTTGCGGGACAGGCTACTCACTGTGGAAACCACCCGGTAGCAATTACTTTCCGCGCGGTGAGGCGCCGCCGCCCTACGAGGAAGCGGTCGCCGCTGCGAGAGCGGAGCAGGCGTTGCTGTCGATAAATCCGCACACGTTATTGCCAATGAATTTCTCCGACAATTACATGCCAAATGTCAACAATCACGCGAGCGTAGCAGTGGTCGCGGACGCACAAAATGAATTGACCGCGAACACGCAAGCATCATCCAACGACAGTCACATCAGCACGCCCTTGATATCCTCGTCGAGCAGACCGCTCTCCAGTCCCGGCGCGTACGCCAGCAGTTATCGTCCGGTGAGCCAGAGCAGTGCGACATCCACCATCGGTTTGAACACGAGCACCTCTAGCACAAGTTTCACAATGGGAACAAACACATACGAGAATCTGCCTATCTCGTCGGTCGGCGTGACGAGTTTCAACGAGGGTCAACACTCCGGGCTGACCAGCAGCAACGCACAGCCGCTGCTACCGATATCGCATTCCACTATACCGAAGAGTTATCGCCAGCATACAACAACTTTCCCGCGCCAGAACGGCGGCGGCGCGTTCACGATATCGGCGACCCTGTCAAATTCGGACGTGTCCGCCCATCGCACGATCCCGCGAACGCTGACCACACGCGTCATCAGCAGAGCGAAGGATGTTTTGACAGACTGTTCGGCGAAGGATTACCTTCGCTTGTCACCGAGCAGCATCGCGGCGCCGCAGGGCTTGTCGCATCCCATGCAGCTGTCCCCGAGCAGTTACAAGAGCACCAAAGAGTCGGACGCATTTTATGCGGACGCCTCTATAGCGTCGGCATCCGGTCTGTCGCAAGCATACACAACCGATACAACGGACGTATCTGAGAAGACTCGCGAatttaaa CCTTCGCTGAACATAGCCAACGAGATCAATGCGAGCGGCAGCTTCGACTCGGTGACGTGCACTTGTAGCATGCAGGCGTTACCAACTCTGCACGACGACACGGACGATTATCGGAGCGAGTGCGAAAACTGCAAAAGCGCGACGGGTTCACGTTATTATCTGGATAACGAGGACGAGCTGGTCACGTCTCTCCACGAGACCATGACGTTACACAGGAGACCGGATGAAGCAGGATCAAGTGCCACACCACAGTATTATAGAACTTCACTTACACTGCCGACGAGTACACGCCAACGTACAAg AATCACCGGGGCTCGTGAAAATTGGTTCAACACTATGCCAGAAAGTTCTAGCGGATCTTCCGACGAAAACtaa
- the LOC105673626 gene encoding LOW QUALITY PROTEIN: uncharacterized protein (The sequence of the model RefSeq protein was modified relative to this genomic sequence to represent the inferred CDS: substituted 2 bases at 2 genomic stop codons) has protein sequence MTSINHILTSLQIRSCRQFVTSALLLKMKEASGESLENVQESQRMKQFHEKLKLQPIPSIXXKLCINFFLIEVRPRERFVDLVLVETDPRTGELVTNTEEPTKWGDWQTSGRVSDF, from the exons ATGACTAGCATAAATCATATCTTGACGAGTCTGCAGATAAGAAGTTGCAGGCAATTTGTCACAA gtgctttattattaaaaatgaaggaAGCTTCAGGCGAATCCTTGGAAAATGTGCAAGAGTCACAGCGAATGAAACAGTTCCATGAGAAACTTAAATTGCAACCGATACCAAGTAT TTGATGAAaactttgtattaatttttttctaatagaaGTAAGACCGCGAGAACGGTTTGTAGACTTAGTGCTAGTGGAAACTGATCCACGGACTGGAGAACTCGTAACAAATACTGAGGAGCCTACTAAATGGGGAGATTGGCAGACCAGTGGCAGAGTCAgtgatttttaa
- the LOC105673624 gene encoding exosome complex component RRP43-like produces the protein MDLQYKTIHPVKYLQDHLEQGVRPDNRKFLSFRPVSINVSSIVQADSSAIFKLGDTTAVCGIKAELAVPKSDTPDHGYIVPNVELSPLCSSKFRPGPPSEQAQVLSKLIDIILSNSTALDLKDLCICKGNLVWVLYCDIVCLNYNGSVIDACTGAVIAALKTLKLPEVNYNKETKVTVVCAENKIQLTVKTLPVSTSFALFENQLLIADPTDEEEDLSSGRFSIVMDDEEEICYIHKPGGIPISTNLLFKALEMAKTRAKLIRSLIDAAISTLKVNMETDD, from the exons ATGGATTTACAATACAa aaCAATTCAtcctgtaaaatatttacaggaTCATCTT GAACAAGGTGTTCGACCAGACAACAGAAAATTCTTATCATTTCGGCCAGTAAGCATAAATGTGTCATCAATTGTTCAGGCAGACAGTTCAGCAATATTCAAGTTGGGTGACACAACTGCAGTTTGTGGCATTAAAGct GAACTAGCTGTACCAAAAAGTGATACTCCAGATCATGGTTACATAGTACCAAATGTGGAATTGTCTCCTCTGTGTTCCTCCAAGTTTCGTCCAGGCCCACCGAGCGAACAGGCACAGGTTCTTTCTAAATTGATAGATATCATATTGAGCAATTCAACAGCGCTTGATTTGAAAGATCTGTGTATCTGTAAAGGAAACTTAGTATGGGTCTTATATTGCGATATTGTGTGTTTAAATTACAATGGTTCAGTCATAGATGCTTGCACCGGAGCAGTAATTGCTGCTCTCAAAACAT tGAAACTACCTGAAGTGAATTATAACAAGGAAACAAAAGTCACTGTTGTATgtgcagaaaataaaatacagctGACTGTGAAAACGCTACCAGTATCTACGTCGTTTGCTTTATTTGAGAA tCAATTGTTGATAGCTGATCCTACAGATGAGGAGGAAGATTTATCATCAGGAAGATTCTCTATCGTGATGGATGATGAGGaagaaatttgttatatacataaacCTG GTGGAATCCCAATCTCTAccaatttactttttaagGCATTAGAAATGGCAAAAACGAGAGCAAAGTTAATTAGATCATTAATCGATGCTGCTATATCAACACTGAAAGTAAATATGGAAACAGATGATtag